From one Bacteroides fragilis NCTC 9343 genomic stretch:
- the xpt gene encoding xanthine phosphoribosyltransferase, giving the protein MQLLKKRILQDGKCYEGGILKVDSFINHQMDPVLMKSIGVEFVRLFAGTNVNKIMTIEASGIAPAIMTGYLMDLPVVFAKKKSPRTIQNALSTTVHSFTKDRDYEVVISSDFLTPKDNVLFVDDFLAYGNAALGVIDLIKQSGANLVGMGFIIEKAFQNGRKTLEERGVRVESLAIIEDLSNCRITIKD; this is encoded by the coding sequence ATGCAATTATTAAAAAAAAGAATCCTACAGGACGGAAAATGTTATGAGGGGGGAATTCTCAAAGTAGACAGTTTCATCAACCACCAGATGGACCCAGTGCTAATGAAGTCAATTGGCGTAGAATTCGTACGTCTCTTTGCAGGGACAAACGTCAATAAGATCATGACCATTGAAGCCAGCGGAATAGCTCCGGCCATAATGACGGGATATTTAATGGACTTGCCAGTCGTTTTTGCCAAAAAAAAATCGCCCAGAACAATTCAGAATGCGCTAAGTACCACAGTACACTCTTTCACCAAAGACCGTGATTATGAAGTAGTCATCAGTTCCGACTTCCTCACTCCGAAAGACAACGTATTATTCGTCGATGATTTTTTAGCTTATGGAAACGCCGCTTTAGGTGTCATTGATTTGATCAAACAGTCCGGTGCAAATCTGGTTGGAATGGGATTCATCATTGAAAAAGCATTTCAAAATGGGCGTAAAACACTTGAAGAAAGAGGAGTAAGAGTAGAGTCTCTTGCCATCATCGAAGATTTATCCAATTGCCGGATTACAATAAAAGATTAA
- a CDS encoding thiamine pyrophosphate-dependent enzyme codes for MSKQLLLGDEAIAQAALDAGLSGVYAYPGTPSTEITEYIQMAPITSERNIHNRWCANEKTAMEAALGMSFVGKRALVCMKHVGMNVAADCFINSAITGVKGGLIVVAADDPSMHSSQNEQDSRFYGDFSLIPMYEPSNQQEAYDMVYNGFEFSEKIGEPILMRMVTRLAHSRSGVENKAQKPQNEISFSEDPRQFILLPGNARKRYKVLLTRQEEFIKASEESPYNRYIDGPNKKTGIVACGIGYNYLMENYPEGCEYPVLKVGQYPLPKKQLMQLIDACDEILVLEDGQPFVEKQLKGYLGIGLKVKGRLDGTLSQDGELNPDTVARALGKENSSEFNVPNIVEMRPPALCEGCGHRDMYITLTQVLKEEYPTHKVFSDIGCYTLGANAPFNAINSCVDMGASITMAKGASDGGLHPAVAVIGDSTFTHSGMTGLLDCVNENANVTIVISDNETTAMTGGQDSAGTGRLEAICAGLGVDPAHIRVVVPLKKNYEEMKQIIREEINYKGVSVIIPRRECIQTLARKKRSK; via the coding sequence ATGAGCAAACAACTCTTACTTGGCGACGAAGCCATTGCGCAAGCAGCATTGGATGCCGGACTTTCAGGCGTTTACGCTTATCCCGGCACTCCATCTACTGAAATTACCGAATATATTCAAATGGCTCCTATTACGAGCGAGCGTAACATACACAACCGTTGGTGTGCCAACGAAAAGACGGCAATGGAAGCTGCCTTAGGTATGTCTTTTGTTGGCAAACGTGCATTAGTCTGCATGAAACATGTAGGAATGAACGTAGCTGCCGACTGTTTTATCAATTCGGCCATCACAGGTGTAAAAGGCGGACTAATTGTAGTAGCAGCAGATGACCCCAGCATGCATTCATCGCAAAACGAACAGGATAGCCGTTTTTATGGCGATTTCTCTTTGATCCCGATGTACGAACCGAGCAACCAGCAGGAAGCTTATGACATGGTGTACAACGGTTTTGAGTTTTCTGAAAAGATAGGTGAACCGATACTAATGCGTATGGTGACACGTCTGGCTCACTCTCGTTCAGGTGTAGAAAACAAAGCACAAAAGCCACAAAACGAAATTTCGTTCAGCGAAGACCCGCGCCAATTTATCCTGCTCCCGGGCAACGCACGCAAACGTTATAAAGTACTACTCACACGCCAGGAAGAATTCATCAAAGCATCAGAAGAGTCACCATATAACAGATATATCGATGGCCCCAATAAGAAAACTGGTATTGTAGCTTGTGGAATCGGTTACAACTATCTAATGGAGAATTATCCGGAAGGTTGCGAATATCCGGTATTAAAAGTTGGACAATATCCGCTTCCCAAGAAACAATTGATGCAATTAATCGACGCTTGCGACGAAATCCTTGTTTTAGAAGACGGACAACCATTTGTTGAAAAACAATTGAAAGGATATCTGGGTATCGGATTAAAAGTAAAAGGCCGTCTTGACGGTACATTATCACAAGACGGTGAATTGAATCCGGACACGGTTGCACGTGCGCTCGGCAAAGAGAACAGCTCGGAATTCAATGTTCCGAATATTGTAGAAATGCGTCCGCCGGCATTGTGTGAAGGGTGCGGCCACCGAGACATGTATATTACACTGACTCAAGTGCTAAAAGAAGAATACCCCACTCACAAAGTTTTCAGCGATATCGGTTGCTACACTTTAGGAGCAAACGCCCCATTCAACGCAATCAATTCATGTGTGGACATGGGAGCCTCTATTACCATGGCCAAGGGTGCCTCCGATGGAGGACTCCATCCTGCTGTTGCCGTAATCGGAGACTCAACTTTTACTCATTCGGGCATGACCGGACTATTGGACTGTGTCAACGAAAATGCCAATGTTACCATCGTCATTTCGGACAACGAAACAACAGCAATGACCGGTGGACAAGATTCTGCCGGCACAGGTCGCCTTGAAGCCATTTGCGCCGGATTAGGTGTAGATCCGGCTCACATTCGCGTAGTAGTTCCATTGAAAAAGAACTATGAAGAGATGAAGCAAATCATACGCGAAGAAATTAATTATAAAGGAGTATCCGTTATCATCCCGCGCAGAGAGTGTATACAAACATTAGCACGTAAAAAAAGAAGTAAGTAA
- a CDS encoding indolepyruvate oxidoreductase subunit beta, with protein MKKDIILSGVGGQGILSIATVIGKAALKDGLYMKQAEVHGMSQRGGDVQSNLRISDQPIASDLIPSGKCDLIISLEPMEGLRYLPYLGHEGWLVTNETPFVNIPNYPAESDVMAEINKLPHKVVLNVDKVAKELGSTRVANIVLLGATIPFLGIDYEKIQDSIREIFQRKGDAIVELNLKALAAGKEIAEKTMK; from the coding sequence ATGAAAAAAGATATCATATTATCAGGTGTAGGCGGACAAGGCATCCTGTCTATCGCCACAGTAATCGGAAAGGCCGCTCTTAAAGATGGTCTGTATATGAAACAGGCAGAAGTACACGGCATGAGCCAGAGAGGTGGAGATGTACAGTCAAATCTCCGAATAAGCGATCAGCCCATTGCTTCCGACTTGATTCCTTCGGGTAAATGCGATTTAATCATTTCACTCGAACCCATGGAAGGACTCAGATATCTGCCCTACCTCGGTCATGAGGGTTGGTTGGTCACGAATGAAACTCCGTTCGTTAATATCCCCAATTATCCGGCTGAATCAGATGTTATGGCAGAAATTAATAAACTGCCACACAAAGTCGTATTGAACGTAGATAAAGTAGCTAAAGAATTAGGGTCTACACGAGTTGCCAACATCGTTCTATTAGGTGCCACTATCCCGTTTTTAGGCATTGATTATGAAAAGATACAAGATAGTATCCGTGAAATATTCCAGCGGAAAGGCGATGCAATAGTCGAATTGAATTTAAAAGCTTTGGCCGCCGGAAAAGAGATCGCAGAAAAAACGATGAAATAA
- a CDS encoding leucine-rich repeat protein → MKQKQFYFIYVFLLSMTFLGACSKDSPNELIPNTIVKIEIDKLPGKRIYFIGEELDVSDMTLKVFYSNETSEIVPVKKDEVTGFNSTVPENDQILEVHKGSFTVTFKIQVLINDIQAISIKTLPSKTVYTLGEPLSLSNMVLEINYADGTIKENSAPSADWVQGFNSSVPAQLQIVTLELDGKQVSFDVQILPVKVDGDKVVSVIDSDFTSITFPDGIRTIGSKAFENKNIKASELLCPASLSTIEQAAFAYCRNLKIVDLSHTSIKELPEEAFLFSGIKKIALPASLEIVGKEAFYGCTDLNVIDISHTSVKELQNGAFGKSGISSISLPSTFKIVGASAFIETKNLKELTLPEGSEVIDLEAFSGSSIQKVTLPNTIYHIDRSFYSCPELTTIETYGTRTTPSPVDRTAAIVSECFNHSPKLTVLKIPASIVKIGISALNKCQVKTLILPASVKALDFNAFGNAVSLDEISLMSPTMVTADYYPVPPGIQKIRVPQNLVETYKQNKAWKPFAEKIVAL, encoded by the coding sequence ATGAAGCAAAAGCAGTTTTACTTTATTTATGTTTTCCTTCTGTCAATGACTTTCTTGGGTGCATGTTCCAAAGACTCTCCAAACGAATTAATTCCTAATACAATAGTAAAAATCGAGATTGATAAACTACCTGGAAAAAGAATATATTTCATAGGAGAAGAATTGGATGTATCCGATATGACATTGAAAGTATTTTATTCAAACGAAACGTCTGAAATAGTTCCTGTAAAAAAAGACGAAGTCACTGGATTCAACAGTACGGTACCCGAAAACGATCAGATTTTAGAGGTACACAAAGGCAGTTTTACCGTTACTTTTAAAATACAAGTGCTGATTAATGATATTCAAGCGATTTCAATTAAGACTTTACCTTCAAAAACCGTATATACATTGGGAGAGCCTCTCTCCCTCAGTAATATGGTACTTGAAATAAACTATGCCGATGGTACGATAAAAGAAAATTCAGCTCCATCTGCTGATTGGGTACAAGGTTTCAATTCTTCCGTACCGGCACAACTTCAAATAGTGACACTTGAATTGGATGGTAAACAAGTATCTTTTGATGTGCAAATATTACCTGTAAAAGTAGACGGAGATAAAGTTGTAAGTGTCATTGATTCCGACTTTACATCAATAACCTTCCCGGATGGTATTCGCACAATAGGATCAAAGGCCTTTGAAAATAAGAATATCAAAGCGAGTGAACTTCTGTGCCCTGCCTCTTTGAGTACGATTGAGCAGGCAGCATTTGCTTATTGCAGAAATCTGAAAATCGTCGATTTAAGCCACACATCGATTAAGGAATTGCCGGAAGAGGCCTTTTTATTTTCCGGAATAAAAAAAATAGCACTGCCTGCTTCTTTGGAAATTGTTGGAAAGGAGGCATTTTACGGGTGTACTGATCTGAATGTTATCGACATAAGCCATACTTCCGTCAAAGAACTACAGAACGGAGCTTTCGGGAAATCCGGTATATCTTCTATATCTTTGCCTTCCACTTTTAAGATTGTAGGTGCATCGGCTTTCATAGAGACAAAGAACTTGAAAGAATTGACTCTGCCCGAAGGAAGTGAAGTGATTGACCTGGAGGCCTTTTCCGGCAGTTCCATTCAGAAAGTAACCCTTCCGAATACTATTTACCACATTGACCGCTCTTTCTACAGCTGTCCCGAACTTACTACCATCGAAACTTACGGAACCCGGACAACACCTTCGCCTGTTGACAGGACGGCAGCAATAGTGAGCGAATGTTTTAACCATTCTCCTAAACTCACTGTTCTTAAAATTCCCGCAAGCATAGTTAAAATAGGAATAAGTGCTCTGAACAAGTGTCAAGTAAAAACTCTTATTTTACCCGCAAGTGTGAAGGCATTAGACTTCAATGCTTTCGGAAATGCTGTTTCGCTGGACGAAATTTCATTAATGTCGCCTACGATGGTTACTGCCGACTATTACCCCGTACCGCCAGGAATTCAAAAGATAAGAGTTCCCCAAAACCTTGTCGAAACATACAAGCAGAACAAAGCCTGGAAGCCATTCGCTGAAAAAATCGTTGCTCTTTGA
- a CDS encoding DNA/RNA non-specific endonuclease produces the protein MKNKRKRPSKKQHHNSFKSFWIIALFAILPLIYGVYLCTPEIQAVFFQATKVSRPNVARPNYSHDENLKVPVSQFPLTEQIIHHKGYTVSYNKDKKIPNWVAYELTKQKTQGNIKRNERFIADPVVKGGMANNSDYSRSGFDKGHMAPAADMKWSNEAMKESFYFSNVCPQHPELNRRKWKTLEDKVREWAVADSAILIICGPVTNKKSPVIGKSRVTVPSKFFKVILSLHGSTPKAIGFIFKNERAIAPLRNYAVSIDSIEQLTGLDFFSSLPDSLENEIESRIDTTLWSI, from the coding sequence ATGAAAAATAAGCGAAAAAGACCATCTAAAAAGCAACACCACAATTCGTTTAAGAGCTTTTGGATAATAGCTCTATTTGCGATTTTACCATTAATCTACGGAGTCTATCTCTGCACACCGGAAATTCAAGCTGTATTCTTTCAGGCAACCAAAGTATCAAGACCGAATGTTGCACGTCCCAATTATTCTCACGATGAAAATCTGAAGGTTCCGGTTTCCCAATTCCCATTAACAGAGCAGATAATTCATCACAAAGGTTATACTGTGTCTTATAATAAGGATAAAAAGATCCCCAATTGGGTAGCTTACGAACTCACCAAGCAAAAGACACAAGGGAATATAAAAAGAAACGAACGATTCATCGCCGATCCTGTCGTGAAAGGAGGTATGGCAAACAATTCTGATTATTCCCGTTCCGGATTTGACAAAGGTCATATGGCACCTGCTGCCGACATGAAATGGAGTAATGAAGCCATGAAAGAATCCTTTTATTTCAGCAATGTATGTCCGCAACATCCCGAACTTAACCGTCGGAAATGGAAAACACTGGAGGACAAGGTCCGCGAATGGGCTGTAGCCGATAGCGCAATCCTTATTATTTGCGGCCCGGTCACGAATAAAAAATCTCCGGTAATCGGCAAAAGCCGGGTGACTGTTCCATCAAAGTTCTTTAAGGTCATTCTCTCTCTTCACGGCTCCACTCCCAAAGCTATCGGATTTATTTTTAAGAATGAACGCGCAATAGCACCTTTACGAAATTATGCCGTCTCTATTGACAGCATTGAACAACTCACCGGACTGGATTTCTTTTCTTCACTCCCCGATTCTTTAGAAAATGAAATAGAAAGTCGGATAGATACCACCTTATGGAGCATCTAA
- a CDS encoding EFR1 family ferrodoxin (N-terminal region resembles flavodoxins. C-terminal ferrodoxin region binds two 4Fe-4S clusters.), whose protein sequence is MIFYFSGTGNSKWIAEQIAKAQNEVLVFMPNAIRDGIEEFVLADDEKVGFVFPVYSWGPPLSVLRFLDWITLSNYHSQYVFFVCSCGDDTGLTEELFRRALSRKGMECNAGFSVAMPNNYVLLPGFDVDKKELEKKKLDEAVGRVEEINDSITGKKIGFHCNEGSFPWFKTKVLNPLFNRFMTSAKPFYATDDCIGCKRCERICPVGNVVMIGWRPVWGMDCTSCLACYHVCPKHAVQYGRRTKRKGQYLNPNVSISHEAAAQ, encoded by the coding sequence ATGATATTCTATTTTTCAGGAACTGGAAATTCTAAATGGATTGCGGAGCAGATCGCTAAGGCACAAAACGAAGTGCTTGTTTTTATGCCGAATGCCATCAGAGACGGAATAGAAGAGTTTGTGTTGGCGGATGATGAAAAAGTAGGTTTTGTTTTCCCTGTTTATTCATGGGGACCTCCGTTGAGCGTATTGCGGTTCTTGGATTGGATTACTTTATCTAATTATCATTCTCAATACGTCTTTTTTGTCTGTTCCTGCGGAGATGATACAGGGCTGACGGAAGAACTCTTTCGCCGGGCATTGTCTCGTAAAGGAATGGAGTGTAATGCCGGTTTTTCAGTGGCTATGCCTAATAATTATGTTTTGCTTCCCGGATTTGATGTGGATAAGAAGGAACTGGAGAAAAAGAAGTTGGATGAAGCAGTTGGCAGGGTAGAAGAGATTAATGATTCGATAACCGGAAAGAAAATAGGTTTTCATTGTAATGAGGGAAGTTTTCCATGGTTTAAAACCAAAGTACTCAATCCGCTCTTTAATCGTTTTATGACCTCGGCAAAACCATTTTACGCCACTGATGATTGTATCGGGTGTAAACGTTGTGAAAGGATATGTCCGGTTGGGAACGTGGTGATGATAGGGTGGAGGCCTGTGTGGGGAATGGATTGTACATCCTGCCTGGCTTGCTATCATGTTTGTCCGAAGCATGCTGTGCAGTACGGAAGGAGGACTAAACGTAAAGGACAGTATTTAAATCCCAATGTGAGTATTTCACATGAGGCGGCCGCCCAATAG
- the mltG gene encoding endolytic transglycosylase MltG has translation MNKKRKKIFLSILATFFFICIAGTGTVYYYLFYPQFHPSKTTYIYIDRDDTTDSIFNKIRKQGNPHSFNGFKWMSHFREYSKNIHTGRYAIKPGDNTYQLYSRLSRGYQTPVNLTIGSVRTLDRLVRSVGKQLMIDSAEIAMALYDSIFLEKMGYTEATIPCLFIPETYQVYWDVSAADFLARMKKEHDKFWNKDRLSKAQAIGMTPEEVCTLASIVEEETNNNAEKPMVAGLYINRLHAGMPLQADPTIKFALQDFGLRRITNQHLDVQSPYNTYLNAGLPPGPIRIPSPKGLDSVLNYVKHNYIYMCAKEDFSGTHNFASNYADHMVNARKYWKALNERKIFK, from the coding sequence ATGAATAAGAAAAGAAAGAAAATATTTCTCAGCATACTGGCTACTTTTTTCTTCATTTGTATCGCCGGTACAGGAACAGTCTATTACTACCTATTTTACCCCCAGTTTCATCCAAGTAAGACAACTTATATCTATATAGACCGCGATGATACTACAGACTCCATCTTCAATAAAATAAGAAAGCAAGGAAACCCTCATAGCTTTAATGGCTTCAAATGGATGTCCCATTTCCGTGAATATAGTAAAAATATCCATACCGGACGTTACGCCATCAAACCCGGAGATAACACTTATCAATTATACAGTAGATTATCAAGAGGCTATCAAACTCCTGTCAACCTGACAATTGGAAGTGTCCGAACACTTGACAGATTAGTCCGCAGCGTAGGGAAACAGTTAATGATAGATTCCGCTGAAATTGCCATGGCACTATACGACTCTATTTTTCTGGAAAAAATGGGATACACAGAAGCCACCATCCCCTGCTTATTTATTCCCGAAACATATCAGGTATATTGGGATGTCAGTGCAGCAGACTTTTTAGCCCGAATGAAGAAAGAGCATGATAAATTTTGGAACAAAGACCGACTCTCAAAGGCCCAAGCAATAGGGATGACTCCTGAAGAAGTTTGCACGCTGGCCTCCATCGTAGAAGAAGAAACCAACAACAATGCAGAAAAGCCTATGGTTGCAGGATTGTACATCAACCGATTACATGCCGGCATGCCCCTGCAAGCCGACCCGACTATCAAATTCGCACTACAAGATTTCGGGTTACGCAGAATCACCAATCAACACTTAGACGTACAGTCTCCCTATAACACTTACCTGAATGCGGGACTGCCTCCGGGCCCTATCCGGATACCATCACCCAAAGGGCTGGACAGTGTCTTGAATTATGTAAAGCATAACTATATCTATATGTGCGCAAAAGAAGATTTCTCCGGTACGCATAATTTTGCCTCCAACTATGCAGATCATATGGTTAATGCAAGAAAATACTGGAAAGCGCTGAATGAAAGAAAGATTTTTAAGTAA
- a CDS encoding phenylacetate--CoA ligase, which produces MNTKYWEEEIETMSRKKLQELQLQRLKKTINIAANAPYYKKVFQEHGITPESIQSLDDIRKLPFTTKADMRANYPFGLVAGNMKEDGVRIHSSSGTTGTPTVIVHSQHDLDSWANLVARCLYCVGIRNTDVFQNSSGYGMFTGGLGFQYGAERLGALTVPAAAGNSKRQIKFITDFKTTALHAIPSYAIRLAEVFQEEGIDPRSTTLKTLVIGAEPHTDEQRKKIERMLGVKAYNSFGMTEMNGPGVAFECTEQNGMHFWEDCYYVEIINPETGEPVPEGEIGELVLTTLDREMMPLIRYRTRDLTRILPGNCPCGRTHIRIDRIKGRSDDMFIIKGVNIFPMQVEKILVQFPELGSNYLITLETVNNQDEMIVEVELSDLSTDNYIELEKIRKDITRQLKDEILVTPKLKLVKKGSLPQSEGKAVRVKDLRNNK; this is translated from the coding sequence ATGAATACAAAATATTGGGAAGAAGAGATAGAGACCATGAGTCGCAAGAAGCTACAGGAATTACAACTCCAACGGCTTAAAAAAACAATAAATATAGCAGCCAATGCCCCTTATTATAAGAAAGTATTTCAAGAGCATGGCATTACTCCGGAGAGTATCCAGTCTCTAGACGACATCCGTAAATTGCCTTTTACCACAAAGGCGGATATGCGGGCAAATTATCCTTTCGGACTTGTTGCAGGAAATATGAAAGAAGACGGAGTACGCATCCACTCTTCAAGCGGCACAACGGGAACACCGACAGTCATTGTCCATTCACAGCATGACTTAGATTCATGGGCCAATCTGGTTGCGCGATGCTTATATTGTGTAGGTATACGTAATACGGATGTTTTTCAAAACAGTTCAGGTTATGGTATGTTTACCGGCGGACTGGGATTCCAATACGGAGCCGAACGACTGGGAGCATTGACCGTACCCGCTGCTGCCGGCAACAGTAAGCGTCAGATCAAGTTTATCACCGACTTTAAGACAACAGCTTTGCATGCGATCCCCAGCTACGCCATCCGCCTGGCCGAAGTTTTTCAGGAGGAAGGTATCGATCCGCGCAGTACCACCCTTAAAACGCTCGTAATCGGTGCTGAACCGCATACAGACGAACAGCGGAAAAAGATCGAACGCATGCTTGGCGTGAAAGCATACAATAGCTTTGGCATGACTGAGATGAATGGTCCGGGTGTTGCATTTGAATGTACCGAGCAGAATGGCATGCATTTTTGGGAAGATTGCTATTATGTGGAAATCATTAATCCCGAGACAGGTGAACCTGTACCCGAAGGAGAAATCGGTGAACTTGTACTCACTACTCTTGATCGTGAAATGATGCCACTAATACGCTATCGCACACGTGACCTTACCCGCATTTTACCGGGAAACTGTCCTTGTGGCCGTACCCATATCCGGATAGACCGTATTAAAGGCCGTAGTGATGATATGTTCATTATCAAGGGAGTAAATATATTCCCCATGCAAGTAGAAAAGATATTGGTACAATTCCCCGAACTAGGAAGCAATTATCTCATTACGCTCGAAACTGTGAACAATCAAGACGAGATGATTGTAGAAGTAGAACTGAGTGATCTTTCTACCGACAATTATATCGAACTGGAAAAGATACGCAAAGACATTACCCGCCAGCTAAAAGACGAGATACTTGTTACACCTAAACTCAAGTTGGTAAAAAAAGGCTCTTTACCTCAGAGCGAAGGCAAAGCTGTCAGAGTAAAAGATCTGAGAAACAATAAATAA
- the rplT gene encoding 50S ribosomal protein L20 — MPRSVNHVASKARRKKILKLTRGYFGARKNVWTVAKNTWEKGLTYAFRDRRNKKRNFRALWIQRINAAARLEGMSYSKLMGGLHKAGIEINRKVLADLAVNHPEAFKAVVAKAKVA, encoded by the coding sequence ATGCCAAGATCAGTAAATCATGTTGCTTCAAAAGCAAGAAGAAAGAAAATTTTGAAATTGACCAGAGGTTACTTTGGTGCAAGAAAAAATGTATGGACCGTAGCTAAAAACACTTGGGAAAAGGGTTTGACTTATGCGTTCCGTGACCGTAGAAACAAGAAGAGAAACTTCCGTGCTCTTTGGATACAGCGTATCAACGCTGCTGCACGTCTGGAAGGAATGTCATATTCTAAACTGATGGGTGGTCTGCACAAAGCCGGTATTGAAATTAACCGTAAGGTTTTGGCTGACTTAGCTGTTAACCATCCGGAGGCTTTCAAGGCTGTGGTTGCTAAGGCTAAAGTTGCTTAA
- the rpmI gene encoding 50S ribosomal protein L35: MPKMKTNSGSKKRFALTGTGKIKRKHAFHSHILTKKSKKRKRNLCYSTTVDTTNVSQVKELLAMK; the protein is encoded by the coding sequence ATGCCAAAGATGAAGACTAACTCCGGTTCTAAAAAAAGGTTTGCCCTTACCGGAACAGGTAAAATCAAAAGAAAGCACGCTTTTCACAGTCACATTTTGACTAAAAAGTCTAAGAAAAGAAAAAGAAACCTGTGCTACTCTACAACTGTTGATACAACAAATGTAAGCCAGGTTAAGGAACTCTTAGCTATGAAGTAA
- the infC gene encoding translation initiation factor IF-3, whose protein sequence is MKNDSMKSQYRINEQIRAKEVRIVGDDVEPKVYPIFQALKLAEEKELDLVEISPNAQPPVCRIIDYSKFLYQLKKRQKEQKAKQVKVNVKEIRFGPQTDDHDYNFKLKHAKGFLEDGDKVKAYVFFKGRSILFKEQGEVLLLRFANDLEDYAKVDQLPVLEGKRMTIQLSPKKKESATKKPATPKPATPAAVKAEKPAGDNEE, encoded by the coding sequence ACCGGATCAATGAACAGATCCGTGCGAAAGAAGTCCGCATTGTAGGTGATGATGTAGAACCTAAAGTATATCCCATTTTTCAGGCTTTAAAATTGGCTGAAGAAAAAGAACTGGATCTCGTGGAGATTTCTCCCAATGCCCAACCACCTGTTTGTCGTATTATTGACTACTCTAAGTTTCTGTATCAGTTAAAGAAGCGTCAAAAAGAACAAAAGGCTAAGCAGGTAAAAGTAAATGTAAAAGAGATACGTTTTGGTCCGCAAACAGATGACCATGACTATAACTTTAAGTTGAAACATGCCAAAGGATTTTTGGAAGATGGTGACAAGGTGAAAGCTTATGTTTTCTTTAAAGGTCGTTCCATTCTTTTTAAAGAACAGGGTGAGGTGCTTTTGTTACGCTTTGCCAATGATCTGGAAGATTATGCAAAAGTAGACCAGTTGCCGGTGTTGGAAGGCAAACGTATGACCATTCAACTTTCTCCGAAAAAGAAAGAAAGTGCAACGAAAAAGCCTGCAACTCCCAAACCAGCTACTCCGGCTGCAGTAAAAGCTGAAAAACCGGCTGGAGATAATGAAGAGTAA